In Tenebrio molitor chromosome 8, icTenMoli1.1, whole genome shotgun sequence, a genomic segment contains:
- the LOC138136843 gene encoding digestive cysteine proteinase 2-like, with the protein MKTLLVLCLAFAATLALPKSLFQEQWSQFKLTHKKSYSSPIEEIRRQLIFKDNVAKIAEHNAKFEKGEVTYSKAMNQFGDMSKEEFLAYVNRGKAQKPKHPENLRMPYVSSKKPLAASVDWRSNAVSEVKDQGQCGSCWSFSTTGAVEGQLALQRGRLTSLSEQNLIDCSSSYGNAGCDGGWMDSAFSYIHDYGIMSESAYPYEAQGDYCRFDSSQSVTTLSGYYDLPSGDENSLADAVGQAGPVAVAIDATDELQFYSGGLFYDQTCNQSDLNHGVLVVGYGSDNGQDYWILKNSWGSGWGESGYWRQVRNYGNNCGIATAASYPAL; encoded by the exons ATGAAGACCCTCCTTGTCCTCTGCTTGGCTTTCGCCGCCACTTTGGCTCTGCCAAAATCGCTCTTCCAAGAACAGTGGAGCCAATTCAAG TTGACCCACAAGAAATCGTACAGTTCTCCGATTGAAGAAATCCGCCGTCAACTCATCTTCAAAGACAACGTGGCCAAGATCGCGGAACACAATGCCAAGTTCGAGAAGGGAGAAGTGACCTACTCCAAGGCCATGAACCAGTTCGGAGACATGAGCAAAGAGGAATTCTTGGCTTACGTCAACCGCGGTAAGGCCCAAAAACCCAAGCACCCAGAAAACCTCCGCATGCCGTACGTGTCCTCCAAGAAGCCACTCGCAGCCTCCGTCGACTGGAGAAGCAACGCTGTTAGTGAAGTCAAGGACCAAGGACAGTGCGGATCTTGCTGGAGTTTCAGTACC ACAGGTGCCGTTGAAGGTCAACTCGCTCTCCAAAGAGGACGTCTCACCTCCCTCAGCGAACAAAACTTGATCGATTGCTCCAGCAGCTACGGCAACGCCGGTTGCGATGGTGGCTGGATGGACAGCGCTTTCAGCTACATCCACGACTACGGTATCATGAGCGAATCTGCTTATCCCTACGAGGCCCAAGGCGACTACTGCCGATTCGACAGTTCCCAATCTGTCACCACCCTGAGTGGGTACTACGACCTCCCATCGGGAGACGAAAATTCTCTCGCTGACGCCGTTGGACAAGCCGGCCCAGTCGCCGTCGCCATCGATGCCACCGACGAACTCCAGTTCTACTCCGGAGGGCTCTTCTACGATCAAACTTGCAACCAGAGCGACTTGAACCATGGAGTTCTCGTCGTCGGTTACGGCAGCGACAACGGCCAAGACTACTGGATCCTCAAGAACTCCTGGGGCTCTGGATGGGGAGAGAGCGGATACTGGAGACAAGTCCGTAACTACGGAAACAACTGCGGTATTGCCACAGCTGCTTCATACCCTGCTTTGTAA